Proteins encoded by one window of Nostoc sp. PCC 7120 = FACHB-418:
- a CDS encoding RMD1 family protein, whose amino-acid sequence MQKLLFHDRTSFRAQALFLGKKINLQRLENYVCLATMPLMVTVGEYGCAVLLGYGAVVLFNLEPAEKVGFLTQLSSQVSDSFTEPETEEVEVHLNVAESERVKEGKIFLHEFSVERLQIVADILAKSVVLSHYETSLATVFDQIEPFAASLQSDNRSKRKSRELLRQLGTTLLVQHKIVGRVEIIDKPELLWESPQLENLYLRLEDEYEIRERHNALERKLELISQTAQTVLEFMQHSSSQRVEWYVVILIVVEILLSLYDIIFKS is encoded by the coding sequence ATGCAAAAACTCCTTTTTCATGACAGAACTAGCTTTAGAGCGCAAGCCCTATTCCTTGGTAAGAAGATTAACCTACAAAGATTGGAGAATTACGTTTGCTTGGCGACTATGCCATTAATGGTTACAGTAGGTGAATATGGCTGTGCAGTGCTGCTAGGCTATGGTGCAGTTGTTCTGTTTAACCTTGAGCCTGCGGAAAAGGTAGGCTTTTTAACCCAACTATCCTCTCAAGTTAGTGATTCTTTCACTGAGCCGGAAACAGAAGAGGTAGAAGTTCATCTCAATGTTGCCGAAAGTGAGCGAGTTAAGGAAGGAAAAATTTTCTTACATGAATTTAGTGTAGAACGTTTGCAGATAGTGGCTGATATTCTGGCTAAAAGTGTTGTTCTTTCTCATTATGAAACGAGCCTAGCAACGGTATTTGATCAAATTGAACCGTTTGCAGCTAGTCTCCAGAGTGACAACAGAAGTAAACGCAAGAGTCGGGAATTATTGCGTCAACTAGGGACTACGTTGTTAGTTCAACATAAGATAGTGGGTCGAGTCGAGATTATCGATAAGCCGGAGTTGCTGTGGGAGTCCCCACAGTTAGAAAACTTATATTTGCGTTTGGAGGATGAATACGAAATCCGTGAGCGTCACAATGCTTTGGAACGAAAACTAGAGCTAATTTCCCAAACCGCACAAACCGTGTTGGAGTTCATGCAGCATAGCAGTAGCCAACGAGTAGAGTGGTATGTGGTAATTCTGATTGTGGTGGAGATTCTGCTGTCGCTGTACGACATCATTTTTAAAAGCTAA
- a CDS encoding 3'-5' exonuclease, translating to MLDEGHDFKPEWLKLIAQMVNPETNSLLILYDDAQNLYGEKRDKKFSFKSVGIQAQGRTTIFKLNYRNTEQVLKVAYEFAKEVMQLTTGDDDQVVLIEPASAGRQGAKPDLIKLPSFKHEVDYLAGRVQQLHERGTDWNEIAIIYRLRFMGEDIYNRFQQAKIPIEWVNANSESRNYHPDEPSIKLITMHSSKGLEFPVVCIPGIGYMPDEYHTPEEEARLLYVAMTRAIDQLIMTCDTCGGLHQRSSQFTRRLEAALSVSF from the coding sequence ATGCTAGATGAAGGACACGACTTTAAACCAGAGTGGTTAAAGTTGATTGCACAGATGGTCAACCCCGAAACCAACTCATTGCTTATTCTGTATGACGATGCCCAAAACCTTTACGGAGAAAAGCGCGACAAGAAATTTAGCTTTAAGAGCGTAGGCATCCAGGCACAGGGACGCACTACCATTTTTAAACTCAACTATCGCAACACAGAACAGGTGTTAAAGGTAGCCTATGAGTTTGCCAAAGAAGTAATGCAACTCACCACCGGGGATGATGACCAAGTGGTATTGATAGAACCCGCTAGTGCTGGAAGACAAGGAGCAAAACCAGATTTAATCAAACTCCCCAGTTTTAAACATGAGGTAGATTATTTAGCCGGACGGGTGCAACAATTGCATGAGCGTGGTACAGATTGGAATGAAATAGCCATTATTTATCGCCTGAGATTCATGGGCGAAGACATCTATAACCGCTTCCAACAAGCCAAAATCCCCATCGAGTGGGTTAATGCCAATAGCGAAAGCCGCAACTATCACCCAGACGAGCCAAGCATTAAACTTATAACCATGCACTCATCTAAAGGGTTAGAGTTTCCTGTGGTTTGCATCCCTGGCATTGGTTATATGCCTGATGAATACCACACACCAGAAGAAGAAGCGCGATTACTGTATGTGGCCATGACACGGGCAATTGACCAGTTGATTATGACTTGCGATACCTGCGGTGGGCTACACCAACGCTCCTCCCAATTTACCCGCCGTTTGGAGGCAGCACTAAGCGTTAGCTTTTAA
- a CDS encoding glutathione S-transferase family protein — translation MIIVHHLNNSRSQRVLWLLEELGIEYDIKFYERDSKTMLAPASLRQVHPLGKSPVITDAEVTVAESGAIIEYIVERYGNGQLIPKSGTPERLRYTYWLHYAEGSAMPPLVMNLIFNRFGAGDSGANDAFIAPQIELHFDYIEAELGKSTWFVGSEFTAADIQMSFPLELVVLQAELISSRPKIQEFIERIHARPAYKRALERGGKYDYANSI, via the coding sequence ATGATCATTGTCCATCATCTCAACAACTCGCGCTCGCAGCGTGTGCTATGGCTACTTGAAGAGTTAGGCATCGAATACGATATCAAGTTTTACGAACGCGACTCCAAGACGATGCTAGCACCAGCATCACTGCGCCAAGTCCATCCGCTCGGCAAGTCACCAGTGATTACAGATGCAGAAGTGACTGTTGCTGAGTCCGGCGCTATTATCGAATACATAGTAGAGCGCTACGGCAATGGTCAGTTAATCCCAAAATCCGGTACGCCAGAGCGTCTGCGCTACACCTATTGGCTTCATTACGCCGAAGGTTCGGCAATGCCACCTCTGGTAATGAACCTTATATTTAACCGCTTTGGGGCAGGGGATAGCGGGGCAAACGACGCATTTATCGCGCCCCAAATCGAGCTTCACTTTGATTACATAGAAGCTGAACTTGGTAAGAGTACGTGGTTTGTAGGCTCAGAATTTACCGCCGCCGATATCCAAATGAGCTTTCCTTTGGAATTGGTTGTCCTGCAAGCCGAACTTATCTCAAGCCGACCAAAGATTCAGGAATTTATCGAACGCATCCATGCGCGACCTGCCTACAAACGCGCCCTTGAACGTGGAGGCAAATACGACTACGCCAACAGCATTTAA
- a CDS encoding endonuclease NucS domain-containing protein, translated as MLVGAALRKTGESWEFASEAALEDFIWQNLQQLLGFTPLQRQYAVKGEVCDILALDDQKQLVILELKNAEDRYVIQQLTRYYDNLLDEKPFAEQIDYDQPVKLIAAAPCFHRHNLIDRKYNLLKIDLLQVDVLQINQNFNLQLQDIDTNQTWSIPIPYQELNFSTTSQNIPETPQLLLDWLGACTGEEQQAIIKLREKILSFDERIQESIEGRNTIRYGRGKSKPVAEICYHRNTHKPIVFLWLPTPTSWRKEVIGRLRLWINGETVTHVGHVPEGMSKMKLESEWKAMPREKRLGNYYHNKYSPFNATIYKRFLQPNSENIITLKSLADLALTKWLARI; from the coding sequence ATGTTGGTTGGTGCTGCTTTAAGAAAAACGGGTGAGAGTTGGGAATTTGCATCAGAAGCTGCACTAGAAGATTTTATTTGGCAGAACCTACAGCAGTTATTAGGATTTACCCCACTCCAGCGACAGTATGCTGTTAAAGGTGAAGTCTGCGATATTTTAGCCCTAGATGACCAAAAGCAGTTAGTAATCCTAGAACTTAAAAACGCTGAAGATAGATATGTTATTCAGCAGTTAACTCGTTACTATGACAACTTACTAGATGAAAAACCATTTGCAGAACAAATAGACTATGACCAGCCAGTTAAACTAATAGCAGCAGCACCATGTTTTCATAGACATAATCTAATTGACCGCAAGTATAATTTGCTAAAAATCGATTTATTGCAGGTTGATGTCCTACAAATTAATCAAAACTTTAATTTACAGTTACAAGATATTGATACTAATCAAACTTGGTCGATTCCTATCCCTTATCAAGAGCTAAATTTTAGTACTACATCTCAAAATATTCCAGAAACACCACAACTACTATTAGATTGGCTTGGTGCTTGCACTGGGGAAGAACAGCAAGCGATTATTAAGCTCAGAGAGAAAATTCTTAGTTTTGATGAGCGTATTCAAGAATCTATAGAAGGTCGAAATACTATTAGATATGGCAGAGGTAAAAGTAAACCCGTAGCTGAGATTTGTTATCACAGAAATACTCATAAGCCAATTGTATTTTTGTGGTTGCCAACTCCTACATCATGGCGAAAAGAAGTAATTGGTAGATTGCGACTATGGATAAATGGTGAAACAGTTACTCATGTTGGTCATGTTCCAGAGGGCATGAGCAAGATGAAACTTGAATCTGAGTGGAAAGCTATGCCAAGAGAAAAAAGACTAGGGAATTATTATCACAATAAATATTCACCATTCAATGCCACAATTTATAAAAGATTTCTGCAACCAAATTCGGAAAATATTATTACTCTAAAATCACTAGCAGATTTAGCACTTACTAAGTGGCTGGCAAGGATTTAA
- a CDS encoding DUF4112 domain-containing protein, protein MDAAKRLATLNRIRQLSRLMDTSIRIPLTSFRIGIDPIIGLIPGGGDLISTAFSAYIIFLATRFGISRQDLSKMIFNVGLETFVGAVPLVGDLFDAFYKSNIRNLAILEKHLTVVEPELQEVSDELYKKQVSQV, encoded by the coding sequence ATGGACGCTGCTAAACGCCTCGCTACTCTAAATCGCATCCGTCAACTCAGTCGTTTGATGGATACATCAATACGCATTCCTTTAACAAGTTTTCGTATTGGAATAGACCCAATTATTGGTTTAATTCCAGGTGGTGGTGATTTAATCAGTACAGCGTTTTCAGCTTACATTATATTTTTAGCTACCCGCTTTGGTATATCACGCCAAGATTTATCCAAAATGATTTTTAATGTGGGTTTAGAAACATTCGTTGGGGCTGTGCCTTTAGTAGGAGATTTGTTTGACGCTTTCTACAAATCTAATATTCGCAATTTAGCAATTTTAGAGAAACACTTGACAGTGGTTGAACCAGAACTTCAAGAAGTATCTGATGAACTTTACAAAAAACAAGTTAGTCAAGTTTAA
- a CDS encoding nuclease A inhibitor family protein, with the protein MTKTNSEILEQLKQASDGLLFMSESEYPFEVFLWEGSAPPVTHEIVLQQTGHGQDAPFKVVDIDSFFSRATTPQDWYEDEENAVVAKFQKLLEVIKSNLKNPQVYRLGEVELDVYVIGETPAGNLAGISTKVVET; encoded by the coding sequence ATGACCAAAACCAACTCAGAAATTTTAGAACAGCTAAAACAGGCATCCGATGGCTTGTTATTTATGAGTGAGTCTGAATACCCATTTGAGGTTTTTTTGTGGGAAGGATCTGCACCTCCTGTTACACATGAAATAGTTTTGCAGCAAACAGGTCACGGACAAGATGCGCCTTTTAAAGTGGTAGACATTGACAGCTTTTTTAGCAGAGCCACTACTCCCCAAGACTGGTATGAGGATGAAGAAAATGCTGTAGTTGCTAAATTTCAAAAACTGCTAGAGGTAATAAAATCGAACTTAAAAAACCCGCAGGTGTATCGACTGGGTGAGGTAGAACTTGATGTTTATGTTATTGGTGAAACTCCAGCAGGAAATTTAGCTGGTATTTCTACTAAAGTTGTGGAAACTTGA
- a CDS encoding DNA/RNA non-specific endonuclease: MGICGKLGVAALVALIVGCSPVQSQVPPLTELSPSISVHLLLGNPSGATPTKLTPDNYLMVKNQYALSYNNSKGTANWVAWQLNSSWLGNAERQDNFRPDKTLPAGWVRVTPSMYSGSGYDRGHIAPSADRTKTTEDNAATFLMTNMMPQTPDNNRNTWGNLEDYCRELVSQGKELYIVAGPNGSLGKPLKGKVTVPKSTWKIVVVLDSPGSGLEGITANTRVIAVNIPNDPELNNDWRAYKVSVDELESLTGYDFLSNVSPNIQTSIESKVDN, encoded by the coding sequence ATGGGAATTTGTGGAAAATTGGGTGTAGCGGCGTTGGTGGCGTTGATTGTCGGGTGTTCGCCTGTCCAATCCCAAGTGCCACCATTAACTGAACTTTCCCCATCAATCAGCGTGCATTTACTGCTGGGAAATCCCAGTGGTGCAACGCCAACAAAGCTTACACCTGATAATTACCTGATGGTCAAAAATCAATATGCACTCTCCTACAACAACAGCAAGGGAACTGCTAACTGGGTAGCTTGGCAGCTTAACTCCTCATGGCTAGGGAACGCAGAGCGTCAAGATAACTTCCGCCCAGACAAAACATTGCCTGCGGGTTGGGTGCGAGTGACTCCTTCTATGTACTCTGGGAGTGGTTATGACCGGGGGCATATTGCACCTTCAGCAGACCGCACCAAGACAACAGAAGATAATGCGGCTACTTTCCTGATGACAAACATGATGCCCCAAACACCCGATAACAATAGAAATACGTGGGGAAATTTAGAAGATTATTGTCGAGAATTAGTCAGTCAGGGTAAAGAGCTTTACATTGTTGCCGGGCCTAATGGTAGTCTTGGCAAACCCCTCAAAGGTAAGGTGACAGTTCCCAAATCCACTTGGAAGATTGTTGTCGTACTAGATAGCCCAGGCTCAGGGCTTGAAGGTATTACTGCTAATACTCGCGTTATCGCAGTAAATATTCCCAACGACCCAGAATTAAATAATGACTGGAGGGCTTATAAAGTCAGTGTTGATGAATTAGAAAGTTTGACGGGTTATGATTTTTTGTCTAATGTTTCCCCCAATATTCAAACAAGTATTGAGAGTAAAGTTGATAATTAG
- a CDS encoding ribbon-helix-helix domain-containing protein, with product MVVLVRDAVESGEYASSSEVIREALREWRQKRLLQLQNIEELRRLWHEGMESGTGRFTDIEAIKQEARSRLGQTIQKDTELKWDV from the coding sequence ATGGTAGTTTTGGTTCGTGATGCTGTTGAGTCAGGAGAATATGCTAGTAGCAGTGAGGTAATTCGTGAGGCACTGCGCGAATGGAGGCAAAAACGGTTACTTCAATTGCAAAATATTGAGGAACTGCGCCGTCTTTGGCATGAAGGAATGGAAAGTGGTACTGGACGCTTTACAGATATAGAAGCCATCAAGCAAGAAGCACGCTCTCGCTTAGGTCAAACAATTCAAAAGGATACTGAACTCAAGTGGGACGTTTAA
- a CDS encoding clan AA aspartic protease yields the protein MINGRLIAGRATVPVIFRLPGQPDFSLDFVIDTGFNGYITLPPQAVSAMNLPLHSTIPAILADGSQVLSSIHLATIVWDNVEKVVFVLASANKPLLGTGMMNGYHLGIDFEDNGLVSLEKIPSSMS from the coding sequence ATGATTAACGGACGGTTAATTGCTGGTAGGGCAACAGTTCCAGTAATTTTTCGTTTACCTGGACAACCAGATTTTTCACTAGATTTTGTCATTGATACTGGATTTAATGGCTACATTACCTTACCACCACAAGCTGTCAGTGCAATGAACCTTCCCTTACATAGTACTATACCTGCAATATTAGCTGATGGTAGCCAAGTTTTATCATCTATACATTTGGCAACGATTGTTTGGGACAATGTAGAAAAAGTAGTTTTCGTTTTGGCTTCTGCTAATAAGCCTTTATTGGGAACTGGAATGATGAATGGATATCATCTAGGCATAGATTTTGAGGACAATGGTTTAGTTTCGTTAGAAAAAATACCATCTTCGATGTCATAA
- a CDS encoding DUF488 family protein, N3 subclade, translating to MTIYTSYYKGEIKGEAVSISLYPPKGWTGKHLPLFAPTPELLYWWKSSAKDAIAEQEYKRQFREILDSRQQLIGLWVEKQKNNPQDITLCCFEKNWGFLPSISGWRSSSTKILT from the coding sequence GTGACAATTTATACCTCATACTATAAAGGTGAAATCAAGGGTGAGGCTGTTTCGATTTCGCTTTATCCGCCCAAGGGATGGACAGGCAAGCACTTACCTCTGTTCGCTCCTACTCCTGAACTGTTGTACTGGTGGAAGTCTTCGGCTAAAGATGCGATCGCAGAACAGGAATACAAGCGACAGTTCCGTGAGATTTTAGATTCTCGGCAGCAGCTGATTGGGTTGTGGGTGGAGAAACAGAAGAACAACCCACAAGACATAACACTATGCTGCTTTGAAAAAAACTGGGGATTTCTGCCATCGATATCAGGTTGGAGAAGTAGTAGTACAAAAATACTTACCTGA
- a CDS encoding DUF1392 family protein: MTNSIYALETCWYISPPWGKQLSPLTISILEKVYLPSPKVAGYCCGVEWSETGWNYSIDSDRGIISIPESEIIASGQLQPLSIQKPHFRLGQLVNFRFANDGPKIRMILGMSLINHAWLYQVEWRSPALRLPTDEGLCIFPRSSQGNKFINRLSWVTPHDLTEV, encoded by the coding sequence ATGACTAACTCAATCTACGCCCTGGAAACGTGCTGGTATATATCCCCACCTTGGGGCAAACAACTCTCACCACTGACCATCAGCATACTAGAGAAGGTTTATTTACCCTCTCCTAAAGTCGCCGGTTATTGCTGCGGGGTCGAGTGGAGTGAAACTGGGTGGAATTATTCTATCGACAGCGATCGCGGAATCATCTCTATTCCAGAAAGTGAAATCATTGCCTCCGGGCAACTTCAGCCCTTGTCCATCCAAAAGCCTCACTTTCGTTTAGGTCAGTTGGTGAACTTTCGATTCGCTAATGATGGCCCAAAGATTCGCATGATTCTGGGGATGTCGCTCATTAATCATGCTTGGTTGTATCAGGTTGAATGGCGATCGCCAGCCCTACGACTACCAACTGATGAAGGCCTTTGTATTTTTCCTCGGTCATCTCAAGGCAATAAGTTTATCAATCGGCTGTCCTGGGTTACTCCTCATGATTTAACGGAGGTATGA
- a CDS encoding DNA cytosine methyltransferase: MKSILSLFSGIGGLCHHGIAAAGLSHKFQVKQFVEISPYSQSRLRHEQPQTPIHSDITTYHCHRGQFDIVAGGLPCQGTSNAGNRQGLDDPRSALWAEQFRIIESDRPAIALIENPTGLLYRGLEQIICDLDSIGYMGEWNCISAQQVGLPHQRKRIFIIAYSNGLFNQVVPAPWSNQIGNHITQVRLSLETRSYQPGISKVASRIPIGVAKNIPGNYDARRAYGLSCSPRQAAVAWKRIDYLCSLLSYQEAS; encoded by the coding sequence ATGAAATCAATCCTCTCTCTATTCTCTGGCATCGGCGGACTGTGCCATCACGGTATCGCTGCGGCGGGTCTGTCTCATAAATTCCAGGTCAAACAATTTGTCGAAATCTCACCCTACTCTCAATCACGACTGCGCCATGAACAGCCCCAAACCCCAATTCACTCAGACATTACCACCTACCACTGCCATAGAGGACAATTCGATATCGTGGCAGGAGGTCTGCCTTGCCAGGGTACAAGCAATGCAGGCAACCGACAAGGACTTGATGACCCCAGATCCGCACTCTGGGCTGAACAGTTCCGCATCATTGAATCCGACAGACCAGCGATCGCTCTCATCGAGAACCCCACAGGTTTACTCTATCGCGGACTTGAGCAAATCATCTGTGACCTTGACAGCATCGGGTACATGGGCGAATGGAACTGTATCTCTGCACAACAAGTCGGCTTGCCGCACCAAAGGAAACGAATCTTCATCATTGCCTACTCCAATGGCTTATTCAACCAAGTCGTCCCGGCCCCCTGGTCAAACCAAATTGGAAATCACATTACGCAAGTTCGGCTCTCTCTCGAAACAAGAAGCTATCAACCCGGAATTTCTAAGGTGGCTTCTCGGATTCCCATTGGAGTAGCTAAAAATATCCCTGGTAACTATGATGCCCGTCGCGCTTACGGATTGAGTTGCTCTCCGCGACAGGCCGCCGTTGCTTGGAAACGCATTGATTATCTATGCAGTCTACTTTCTTATCAGGAGGCATCATGA
- a CDS encoding ASCH domain-containing protein: MKALTVRQPWAWAIIYANKDIENRGWAIHYRGDILIHSAKGCTKKEYLQAQEFCQSIGVSIPELDSLSRGEIIGVVRVVGCQFSETAASWGMPQQFHWHLTNPRAITPIPYIGQLGLFDVPDELVQEAVA, from the coding sequence ATGAAAGCACTCACCGTTAGACAGCCTTGGGCATGGGCCATCATTTACGCCAATAAAGACATTGAAAACCGAGGTTGGGCTATCCACTACCGGGGCGATATTCTGATTCACTCCGCCAAAGGTTGCACTAAAAAAGAATATCTGCAAGCCCAAGAATTTTGTCAAAGCATCGGTGTTTCCATACCAGAGCTAGACAGCCTCAGTCGCGGTGAAATTATCGGTGTCGTTAGAGTTGTTGGTTGCCAATTTTCGGAAACTGCTGCTAGCTGGGGAATGCCACAGCAGTTCCATTGGCATCTGACAAATCCACGCGCAATTACCCCTATTCCCTACATTGGACAACTGGGACTTTTCGATGTGCCTGATGAATTGGTTCAGGAGGCAGTTGCATGA
- a CDS encoding DUF4351 domain-containing protein: protein MSYDNTAKYLAELYPADFANWLLPNQPNQEVTVLKTELSIEPIRTDSVIFLQTKSRILHLEFQTLTKSNPPLPLRILDYYVRLKRQYRKPITQVLIFLQETDDEVAFTTEYTDEMTTHHYRVVRLWEQDAVQFLNNPALLPFAPLARTDSPSTLLSQVAQSVAKIPNRVERQNIAGCTEIFAGLRFTKDLIRQFLREDIMQESVIYQDILQKGEFKLFYRQLNRRFGEVDSSIIERIRALSTEQLEALGEAFLDFASIDDLVTWLSQLQ from the coding sequence TTGAGTTACGATAACACTGCTAAGTATTTAGCCGAGTTATATCCTGCCGATTTTGCTAACTGGTTATTACCAAATCAACCTAATCAAGAAGTTACTGTTTTAAAAACTGAACTTTCAATTGAACCAATTCGGACTGATTCTGTCATATTTCTCCAAACAAAGAGCCGCATTCTACATCTTGAATTTCAGACTTTAACCAAGTCTAATCCTCCTCTTCCATTACGCATACTCGACTACTACGTAAGATTAAAGCGGCAATACCGTAAACCAATCACACAAGTATTAATTTTTTTGCAGGAAACTGATGATGAAGTTGCTTTTACCACAGAATATACTGATGAGATGACAACTCACCATTATCGAGTTGTACGTTTATGGGAACAGGATGCGGTACAGTTCCTTAATAATCCGGCTCTGTTGCCCTTTGCACCTTTAGCGCGAACTGATTCTCCGTCCACTCTATTATCCCAGGTTGCTCAAAGTGTCGCTAAAATTCCTAATAGAGTTGAAAGACAAAATATTGCTGGGTGTACCGAAATTTTTGCTGGTTTACGATTTACAAAAGACTTAATTCGCCAATTTTTACGGGAGGACATTATGCAAGAATCTGTTATTTATCAAGATATTCTGCAAAAAGGAGAATTTAAGTTATTCTATCGCCAACTCAATCGACGCTTTGGTGAAGTTGATAGCTCAATCATTGAGCGGATTCGCGCACTATCTACTGAGCAACTAGAAGCACTAGGTGAAGCGTTTCTAGATTTTGCATCCATTGATGATTTAGTAACATGGTTATCTCAACTGCAATAA
- a CDS encoding DUF3775 domain-containing protein, with protein sequence MNYLTVEKVHKIIELATVRRLHQQSKLTSEDDLKDSKTLSQELVELLHERQTPGTPISMLSDYIYKLSDIELSEAIALMLLGRGHSDEQPSDFPDLVNEAQGVPAHYLIEKAPLAKYLRSGLEKLNLAQQEN encoded by the coding sequence ATGAATTATTTAACGGTTGAAAAAGTTCACAAAATTATTGAGTTAGCTACTGTGCGCCGATTACATCAGCAATCTAAATTGACCTCAGAAGATGACTTAAAAGATTCAAAGACTCTATCACAAGAACTAGTTGAATTGCTTCATGAGCGTCAGACTCCAGGCACGCCTATTTCTATGTTGTCTGATTACATTTACAAACTTTCTGATATTGAATTATCTGAGGCAATTGCACTTATGTTACTCGGTCGGGGGCATTCTGATGAACAACCATCTGACTTTCCTGATTTAGTTAATGAAGCTCAGGGTGTTCCAGCACATTATTTGATTGAAAAAGCTCCCTTAGCTAAATATTTACGTAGCGGATTAGAAAAACTCAATCTTGCTCAACAGGAGAATTAA
- a CDS encoding ISNCY family transposase (programmed frameshift): protein MWNEYNNPRHIRTLNGVVELQLKIRRCQNKSCMRYKKAYRPEQEGSLALPQNEFGLDVIAYIGALRYQEHRSVPQIHTHLELKGICISKRTVTHLIDRYDELLSLWLKDHKRLKAIVANQGRVILAIDGMQPEIGHEVLWVIRDCLSGEILLAKTLLSSRNEDLVALLLEVANTLDVPIDGVVSDGQQSIRKAVGLALPKIAHGLCHYHYLKEAIKPIYEADRNAKKELKKKVRGLREIERSVTNEDKDLVTIIEDYCSAVRSSITNDGHPPLEASGLKLQENLTLIEQSLERMEKRSALPPPLVNLKHLLAKGLSATASLFSPVRVAYQWVDKASNILNNKIGLDAAGVKQSYQQLLTEMSQQKQKAGTLNTAIDNFIKTTHSYWSGLFHCYEIEDFPRTNNDLEHAFGMLRYHQRRCTGRKVAPSSLVIRGSVKLACAIATKLRSFTASDLAQVDIHTWLELRSQLQKHHKARIEQYRFRRDPKAYLANLESRLL from the exons ATGTGGAATGAATACAATAATCCTCGACATATAAGAACGCTAAATGGGGTAGTAGAACTACAGCTAAAAATTCGGCGATGTCAAAATAAGTCATGTATGCGGTATAAAAAAGCATATCGACCAGAGCAAGAAGGGTCACTCGCTCTACCACAGAACGAATTTGGTTTGGATGTGATTGCTTATATAGGAGCATTACGCTACCAGGAACATAGAAGTGTTCCTCAAATACATACTCACCTTGAATTAAAAGGTATATGTATAAGTAAACGAACGGTCACACACTTAATTGACAGATATGACGAGTTACTTTCTTTATGGCTAAAAGACCATAAAAGATTAAAAGCAATAGTGGCTAATCAAGGACGGGTGATATTAGCCATTGATGGGATGCAGCCAGAAATTGGACATGAGGTATTATGGGTAATTCGAGATTGTCTATCAGGAGAAATTTTACTTGCTAAAACTTTATTATCATCAAGGAATGAAGATTTAGTAGCGTTATTATTAGAAGTGGCTAATACACTGGATGTACCAATTGATGGAGTTGTTAGTGATGGACAACAATCAATTCGTAAAGCTGTTGGGTTAGCATTACCTAAAATTGCTCATGGTTTATGTCATTACCATTACCTGAAAGAAGCAATTAAACCCATATATGAGGCGGATAGAAATGCAAAAAAGGAATTG AAAAAAAAAGTTAGAGGATTACGAGAAATTGAACGTAGTGTTACCAATGAAGATAAGGATTTGGTGACTATTATTGAAGATTATTGCTCGGCAGTCCGTAGTTCTATAACCAATGATGGACATCCACCGTTAGAGGCATCTGGATTAAAGTTACAAGAAAATTTGACTTTGATAGAACAAAGCTTAGAAAGGATGGAAAAAAGAAGTGCTTTACCACCACCTTTAGTTAACCTAAAACACCTTCTAGCTAAGGGATTATCTGCTACTGCATCTTTATTTTCACCTGTGAGGGTTGCATATCAGTGGGTTGATAAAGCTAGTAATATTCTCAACAATAAAATAGGTCTTGATGCTGCTGGGGTCAAACAAAGTTATCAGCAACTGTTGACAGAAATGTCTCAACAAAAGCAGAAAGCTGGTACCCTGAACACTGCAATCGATAACTTTATAAAAACCACCCACAGCTACTGGTCTGGACTTTTTCATTGTTATGAAATTGAAGATTTTCCTAGAACTAATAATGACTTAGAACACGCTTTTGGTATGCTACGTTATCATCAACGTCGTTGTACCGGTCGTAAGGTTGCCCCCTCATCTCTCGTTATTCGTGGTTCTGTCAAACTTGCCTGTGCCATCGCTACTAAACTTCGTTCTTTTACCGCATCTGATTTAGCACAAGTTGATATTCATACTTGGCTCGAATTACGCTCTCAATTGCAAAAACACCACAAAGCCAGAATTGAACAGTATCGATTTCGCAGAGACCCCAAGGCTTACTTAGCTAATCTAGAGAGTCGTCTTCTCTAG